In Halichondria panicea chromosome 9, odHalPani1.1, whole genome shotgun sequence, a genomic segment contains:
- the LOC135341003 gene encoding cadherin-23-like isoform X1 yields MERSASIAVLVLLACLATCSFAQAPPVFTNPSQRQGYIEENVGADALVRSFVSSDAGPIDLSVTDPDGGGFEYSITPAGGKFGINGDSKLVVMSSLDRENTDEQTITLMVQLMYSGQVSTSSIVIVVTVLDVNDNEPVYTPGIVNPINEYALLVGFTITLLDVTDLDEGTNGQLTYEVVTPADLVGVNPFGRVFLRAPVGSVDRDTNIAITVRVSDGGDPARQISISLTLTVLNSLELPPQFSLNEYIANIDEATYSTPVDIITVMATRHSFGASGTNPIRYASIDTPTGFDINRVSGRVTFQGTLDRETQPIIYLTVTAIEVSADDETVQASLTGYSRVQVALGDINDNNPIFFNYVGLSGTQDNPYRAVVSEAVALGHIVVSDAEAFDPDEGSNSEFTYSIMETGVELPFAIDSNTGIITTDTLLDYEGTQTYTFTILATETVDGNHVGSATVIVDITNVNDNSPVFPASFYLLEVNEGPPSQDPLTATATVNTAMITTTAIAAIDNDRDNFGEVTYALVSADGTNFFSVSQTIGEIFVTAELDREMRDAYHLTLVATDDGGLSATTLIVITVLDVNDNTPTFRPAVFTLVLIESIDYSSALTVFATDGDQPGTVNSMLSYSISPTTNFGIQSSTGVINAFELDCETAMTHTLIVTATDAGTSPLTGSATINVRLQCRNELGPVFNSAPYSATISESLAIGQPIGATAMATDPEGHSVFYAISPALPDGAFFNIDETSGVISLALAVDRDPPSSQEQLMIEIYARDDAEPPQTASTTVTIIVDNSNDNTPIITNPPARDPIVLSILEADGPGVFPYALFTVDASDLDTAAGDSITFSLTGSTHFSINQDGIVSHATALDRETSATEQFTISACDSGAIAMCDTVDMTINVLDYNDNAPVFIGEPYTATVTECDARARTSVVQVTAVDNMDIGPNRDIDYQLVSGSGFTVDRSTGVVYTEGNSFDFESGMTSFSVTIRATDNPSGSPQLQDETTLTVTLTDCNDNAPMFSSDGRYTVTVADGSMPAANPIFTGILVNDLDTTGTFQTVTYAIDGGPAQTNNWIDIDPSTGHLNIIPGQTINREDSALQIDSNGNGIMVFSIIATNTAPGPFSTMLSDSAVITVVVEDVNDNDPIFQNTNPLQVFIVENAVDTSIVAVVAATDADTGTNAHIRYTITSGNDGTFQLDAETGHLTVAIQANLDRETNTDYTLMVQAENDLAAGGTPATLTIAISVTGTNDHSPIFGETQYVATLAERNEITMVTVTVGAPVDTVLATDQDEPNTAAGMIEYRILTGNMLNEVTVFDIPDPIQGAVIVLRPDLLNYEERTQWDLVIEAYDLVSPITERRQDSTHLIINIIDLNDNIPMFTQPSYSATIVETDTVAMLFPSIRATDLDAGGNDPLEYFLESGIPFTISADGTSLTATQPIDRETIPSFNSVIRVQDGSGNTALADLIVEVIDINDNAPRFLLTAEELAINIPENLNIFPHPDSLIRTVEAVDDDEGDNARITYRLSGGRGNFDITQSTGVVRLIVPLDRDTIASRYILNVTATDGLHTSWRAFTANIENINDNNPEFLQAVWEGTLAEDAPIGSTLLSVDMSTQLPTFLRLMAEDLDPESNVTYKLSPTDVPPNLPFRVTFDGYIVTTAALDREQQERHSFAVQATDGFRIALTEAIVEVVIGDVNDESPQFQQPSYEVDVYELTPRDAIFLILQANDADAGTNSEITYRIATDQGGNTIQFAIDMTTGALSPTEVVNIGGSIDTTIVLMVEASDMGTPSVMRTTVNVQLTLVDRNLEAPAFTEILYTFSAAENVDNVPVGTVVAMDSTGDQDAVITYSIVSGHNLFVIDTATGFIRSVVPLDREGRDLYTFTISAVDSAAQPRTGFTTVVVSVEDINDNEPFFDPESYPVFVSENTQIGTTVVRVMAFDIDAGTNAELTYSIFTQSPGDIPVFEINQMGEITTLVDIDREVVGVYNLVVQVTDSSVNPQTTQTDVMITINDVNDNTPRFVSGAVLSGTPVEIPEDAEPGTLVTTLQAEDPDFQLNGIVGYYFDNLARTLGPFQIDRDTGEITLRPGMDGELDREIDNLYELRVIAADLRGLGDTSRSVSGVVRVQVLDINDNLPTFLDPLYEFAILESYPLNTPYGAVVGTDLDVGINAELNYFFIGDDNRDNSSCSNQFCVDRLTGELILVKTLDHEASESHLLTLAVTNSPILEFNETTGMPIAATTGTLSVTVIDANDNSPVFVQSTLFAAVAEEAQFGTTITTVEAIDSDSLNGSIVWFEVVTPQVPYLVDRDTGVVTTAGVFSGLSGTRQEVTMRAYDNFGQVPTFSSMGIMIVQVYKQTELVIITFSRDKEVVEAKIGRIMAALEEVTSARITITEVRVEVTDAGEVDISGTDVLFFTLDPDSGNVINPSIIVRRIDQNYPILDNALSDCKVERIRAFNSMAATSPVPVWLWVVLAILAAGVLCMCCCFLIGCVVERRRSRRWKKKATQSVDQYATVDYSAFNNPLWVSPYDGMDTSSTVSTGSTAENSNPLYESQELTIEMFQDDGEDEEEKKEKVTKKSRKPVKAPPLTIPGPVVKRSDGLYDSQEIEIEMYDELDDPGSDRDSNVDLIRSSTPSSGLAGKRGGKGRAHYSRDDELLDAAVGGRHGRSYF; encoded by the exons ATGGAGAGGAGTGCAAGTATCGCTGTGCTCGTTTTGCTGGCGTGTCTGGCAACTTGTAGTTTTGCGCAGGCACCGCCAG TTTTCACAAATCCTTCCCAGAGACAGGGCTATATCGAGGAGAATGTGGGAG CGGATGCTCTTGTACGATCTTTCGTATCATCTGATGCCGGACCTATCGACCTTTCAGTCACTGATCCAGATGGTGGTGGTTTCGAATACTCCATTACTCCTGCTGGTGGCAAGTTTGGTATCAATGGAGATTCAAAGCTGGTGGTTATGTCTTCTCTGGACAGAGAG AATACTGATGAACAAACTATCACGCTGATGGTTCAGTTGATGTACTCTGGTCAAGTGTCAACT TCCAGCATCGTGATCGTGGTGACTGTGCTTGATGTCAATGACAACGAACCAGTCTACACTCCGGGTATCGTAAATCCTATCAATGAG TATGCTCTACTTGTTGGCTTCACCATCACTCTATTGGACGTCACCGATTTAGATGAGGGAACTAACGGTCAACTCACCTACGAAGTTGTCACACCT GCTGATCTGGTCGGTGTGAATCCTTTTGGGAGAGTATTTCTGCGAGCTCCCGTTGGTAGTGTCGATCGAGACACTAACATTGCTATCACAGTTCGTGTTTCA GATGGAGGAGACCCAGCAAGGCAAATCAGCATTTCTTTAACCCTCACGGTGTTGAATTCTCTAGAGCTGCCTCCACAATTCTCACTAAACGAATACATTGCAAATATCGACGAGGCGACCTATTCAACACcg GTTGATATTATTACTGTCATGGCAACACGACACAGCTTCGGCGCTAGTGGAACCAACCCTATCCGCTACGCATCTATTGATACTC CTACCGGCTTTGATATTAACAGAGTGTCTGGAAGAGTCACATTTCAGGGTACCTTGGATCGAGAAACGCAGCCAATAATATACCTGACCGTGACAGCAATAGAAGTGAGCGCAGACGACGAGACGGTGCAAGCCAGTCTTACAGGATACTCCCGTGTCCAAGTGGCACTCGGAGATATAAACGATAACAACCCAATTTTTTTCAACTATGTTGGTTTGTCAGGTACTCAGGATAATCCATACCGAGCCGTTGTGTCTGAGGCAGTTGCCCTGGGGCACATTGTAGTAAGCGATGCAGAAGCTTTTGATCCTGATGAG GGGTCAAACAGTGAGTTTACCTATTCAATAATGGAAACTGGTGTGGAATTGCCATTCGCAATCGACTCTAACACAGGAATCATCACCACGGATACATTACTCGACTACGAGGGGACTCAAACATACACATTCACA ATTCTAGCCACGGAGACGGTAGATGGTAACCACGTTGGCTCGGCAACTGTCATTGTAGACATTACAAATGTCAACGACAATTCCCCAGTCTTCCCGGCCTCATTTTATCTGCTCGAGGTCAACGAGGGACCACCCTCTCAGGATCCTCTCACGGCTACAGCCACTGTGAATACAGCTATGATTACCACCACTGCTATCGCT GCGATTGACAATGATCGTGATAACTTTGGTGAAGTCACGTACGCTCTGGTCTCAGCTGATGGCACTAATTT TTTTTCTGTGAGTCAAACAATCGGTGAGATCTTTGTCACGGCTGAGCTGGACCGAGAGATGAGGGACGCATACCACCTGACTCTAGTTGCTACTGACGACGGGGGCCTGAGTGCCACTACACTGATCGTTATCACCGTACTGGATGTCAATGATAATACGCCAACCTTCCGCCCTGCTGTGTTCACTCTTGTGCTTATTGAGTCCATTGACTATTCAAGTGCTCTCACTGTGTTT GCTACTGATGGTGACCAGCCTGGCACAGTCAACTCCATGCTCTCTTACTCTATATCTCCCACCACCAACTTTGGTATCCAATCATCAACTGGTGTCATCAATGCGTTCGAGTTGGATTGTGAGACAGCCATGACTCACACCCTCATTGTCACGGCAACGGACGCTGGGACTTCGCCTTTGACAGGTTCTGCTACCATTAATGTCAGGCTACAG TGTCGGAACGAACTTGGACCAGTATTCAATAGTGCGCCATATTCAGCTACAATCTCCGAGTCCCTCGCCATAGGACAACCCATAGGAGCGACAGCCATGGCAACAGACCCTGAGGGCCACTCGGTATTTTATGCCATATCTCCCGCTCTCCCAGATGGAGCATTCTTCAACATTGACGAGACGTCAGGTGTGATAAGCCTGGCTCTTGCAGTCGACCGCGACCCTCCCAGCTCTCAGGAACAACTCATGATTGAG ATATATGCACGGGATGATGCAGAGCCTCCTCAAACTGCCTCCACCACTGTCACCATCATCGTGGATAATTCCAACGACAACACTCCGATAATTACCAACCCCCcag CACGAGACCCTATTGTGCTATCAATCCTCGAGGCTGATGGACCAGGGGTTTTCCCCTATGCTCTCTTCACTGTTGACGCAAGTGACTTGGACACTGCCGCTGGTGACTCCATCACCTTCTCTCTGACCGGCTCCACT CACTTCTCAATTAACCAGGATGGTATTGTATCACATGCCACGGCGTTGGACCGTGAAACAAGTGCCACTGAGCAGTTCACCATATCAGCTTGTGACAGCGGAGCTATAGCTATGTGCGA CACTGTTGATATGACAATCAACGTTTTGGACTACAACGACAATGCACCCGTTTTTATTGGGGAACCTTATACTGCAACCGTCACTGAG TGTGATGCCAGGGCTCGAACGTCAGTGGTCCAAGTGACGGCTGTCGATAACATGGACATTGGACCAAATCGGGACATAGACTACCAG CTGGTGTCAGGCAGTGGGTTCACTGTGGACCGGTCGACTGGGGTGGTGTACACGGAGGGGAACAGCTTTGACTTTGAGAGTGGGATGACCTCTTTCTCAGTGACAATCAGAGCCACTGACAACCCCTCTGGATCACCGCAGCTGCAG gACGAGACCACGCTCACTGTGACTCTAACCGACTGCAATGACAACGCTCCTATGTTTAGTAGCGATGGCCGCTACACTGTTACCGTGGCAGACGGCTCTATGCCAGCTGCCAACCCTATCTTCACAGGCATATTGGTTAATGATCTGGACACTACTGGTACATTTCAAACTGTAACGTACGCCATTGATGGTGGACCGGCTCAAACTAATAACTGGATTGACATTGACCCCTCTACG GGTCATCTAAACATCATACCTGGGCAGACGATTAACAGAGAGGACAGTGCTCTCCAAATAGACAGCAATGGGAATGGAATCATGGTGTTCAGCATCATTGCTACCAACACTGCTCCAGGACCTTTCAGCACCATGCTCTCAGACTCAGCTGTG atcaccGTGGTAGTGGAGGATGTCAACGATAACGATCCAATATTTCAGAATACCAATCCCTTGCAAGTGTTCATTGTTGAGAATGCCGTTGACACCTCGATTGTTGCCGTGGTAGCAGCCACTGATGCAGACACAGGGACTAATGCTCACATCCGTTACACAATCACATCTGGGAACGACG GCACGTTTCAACTGGACGCTGAGACTGGTCACCTGACTGTCGCTATCCAGGCCAACCTGGACCGTGAGACCAACACCGATTACACCCTGATGGTCCAGGCAGAGAATGACCTAGCCGCTGGTGGCACACCCGCTACT ctgacGATTGCAATCTCTGTGACTGGGACCAACGACCATAGCCCCATCTTTGGAGAAACTCAATATGTTGCCACTTTGGCCGAGAGGAATGAAATTACCATGGTGACGGTTACGGTTGGTGCTCCTGTCGACACGGTACTTGCCACGGACCAGGATGAGCCAAACACGGCAGCTGGTATGATAGAGTACAGGATactcactggaaacatgctcAATGAAGTGACTGTCTTTGATATTCCTGACCCTATT CAAGGAGCTGTGATAGTTCTGAGGCCGGATCTGTTGAACTACGAGGAGAGGACTCAGTGGGACCTGGTCATCGAGGCCTATGATCTAGTGTCTCCCATCACAGAGAGAAGACAG GACTCCACTCACCTGATAATCAACATCATAGATTTGAACGACAACATCCCGATGTTTACTCAACCCTCCTACAGTGCCACTATCGTGGAGACCGACACTGTAGCAATGTTG TTTCCGTCAATCAGAGCGACAGACTTGGATGCCGGTGGCAACGACCCTCTGGAATACTTCCTCGAGAGCGGCATTCCGTTTACTATTTCCGCAGACGGTACCTCTCTTACAGCCACTCAGCCCATCGATCGTGAGACTATCCCATCTTTCAACTCCGTTATCAGAGTGCAAGATGGCTCAGGGAACACAGCGCTCGCCGACCTAATAGTCGAGGTGATCGATATCAACGATAATGCACCGAGATTCTTGCTTACTGCTGAGGAACTAGCTATCAATATCCCAGAGAATTTGAATATATTTCCACACCCGGATAGTCTTATTAGAACGGTGGAAGCCGTGGACGATGATGAAGGCGATAATGCAAGAATTACATATCGTTTATCGGGAGGACGTGGGAATTTCGATATTACTCAGTCAACAGGTGTGGTTCGACTAATTGTTCCGTTGGATAGAGACACAATAGCCAGTCGCTACATTCTCAACGTGACGGCAACAGATGGATTGCATACCAGCTGGCGTGCTTTTACAGCAAATATTGAAAACATCAATGATAATAATCCTGAATTCTTACAGGCCGTATGGGAGGGTACTCTTGCAGAAGATGCACCAATCGGATCGACCCTACTATCGGTAGATATGAGCACTCAATTACCCACCTTTTTACGACTTATGGCTGAAGATTTGGATCCGGAATCGAACGTTACGTATAAACTATCACCGACTGATGTCCCACCAAACCTCCCATTCCGCGTCACCTTCGATGGCTATATAGTGACAACTGCCGCTCTAGATAGAGAGCAGCAGGAGCGACATTCTTTCGCGGTGCAAGCCACAGATGGATTCCGTATTGCCCTAACGGAGGCTATAGTGGAGGTAGTTATCGGAGATGTGAACGACGAGAGTCCGCAATTTCAGCAGCCGAGCTATGAGGTCGATGTGTACGAGTTGACGCCCAGAGATGCTATATTCCTCATCCTGCAAGCTAATGATGCCGATGCTGGTACTAATTCTGAGATCACCTATCGCATCGCAACGGACCAGGGTGGCAATACTATTCAGTTCGCTATCGATATGACAACAGGTGCACTCTCCCCAACTGAAGTAGTCAATATTGGCGGATCTATAGATACGACGATCGTCCTTATGGTTGAAGCCTCTGATATGGGAACACCCTCTGTAATGCGTACAACTGTAAACGTGCAACTGACTCTGGTGGACAGGAACTTGGAGGCACCTGCTTTCACAGAGATTTTGTATACATTTTCTGCGGCTGAGAATGTTGATAATGTCCCTGTAGGCACAGTGGTTGCCATGGATTCGACGGGTGATCAGGACGCTGTCATTACTTACAGCATAGTCAGTGGACATAATCTGTTTGTCATCGATACTGCAACA GGTTTCATCCGTTCAGTAGTTCCGTTGGACCGAGAGGGAAGAGATCTCTACACGTTCACCATCTCGGCAGTAGACAGTGCAGCTCAGCCTAGAACTGGGTTCACTACC GTTGTGGTTTCGGTGGAGGATATAAACGACAACGAACCTTTCTTTGACCCTGAATCGTACCCGGTATTTGTGTCAGAGAACACCCAGATAGGAACCACGGTGGTCCGAGTGATGGCCTTCGATATCGATGCAGGTACCAACGCTGAACTCACTTACAGCATATTCACACAAAGCCCCGGAGATATTCCAG tGTTTGAGATCAACCAGATGGGAGAGATTACGACGCTAGTGGATATCGACCGAGAGGTGGTGGGCGTGTACAACCTGGTGGTCCAGGTCACTGACAGCAGCGTCAACCCACAGACTACACAAACTGACGTCATGATAACCATCAACGATGTCAATGACAACACACCAAGATTTGTGTCTGGAGCTGTGCTCTCTGGCACCCCCGTGGAAATACCAGAG GATGCCGAGCCTGGGACCCTGGTCACTACACTCCAGGCAGAGGATCCGGACTTTCAGCTGAATGGGATTGTGGGATACTATTTTGATAATCTGGCTCGGACACTAGGTCCGTTCCAGATCGACCGTGACACTGGGGAAATAACACTGAGGCCAGGCATGGATGGGGAACTGGACAGAGAGATAGACAACTTGTATGAA CTGCGAGTGATAGCGGCTGACCTGAGGGGTCTCGGTGATACCAGTCGCTCTGTCTCAGGAGTGGTGAGAGTACAAGTGTTGGACATCAACGACAACCTACCTACCTTTCTTGACCCG CTGTACGAGTTTGCTATTTTGGAGTCCTATCCCCTGAATACCCCCTATGGAGCAGTGGTGGGCACTGATCTCGACGTCGGAATAAACGCTGAACTCAACTATTTCTTCATCGGAGATGATA ACAGAGACAATTCGTCTTGTTCCAACCAGTTCTGTGTTGATCGGTTGACTGGAGAATTAATACTCGTCAAAACTTTG GATCACGAGGCCTCTGAGTCCCACCTCCTGACTCTGGCCGTCACCAACTCACCCATCCTTGAATTCAAC GAAACGACAGGAATGCCCATTG CTGCCACCACTGGGACACTGTCGGTGACTGTCATTGATGCCAATGACAATAGCCCTGTGTTCGTACAGTCCACTCTGTTTGCAGCTGTCGCTGAGGAAGCTCAGTTTGGAACCACCATCACAACGGTTGAG GCAATTGATTCGGACAGCCTGAATGGGAGCATTGTGTGGTTCGAGGTAGTGACCCCCCAAGTGCCGTACCTGGTGGACCGTGACACGGGTGTAGTTACCACGGCCGGTGTATTCTCCGGACTCAGCGGTACACGACAGGAGGTCACAATGAGAGCATACGACAACTTTGGACAAGTACCTACATTCTCGTCCATGGGAATCATGATC GTGCAAGTATACAAACAGACGGAACTGGTGATCATAACCTTCTCTAGGGACAAGGAGGTGGTGGAGGCAAAAATAGGCAGGATCATGGC AGCTCTTGAGGAAGTGACTAGTGCTCGGATCACCATCACAGAGGTCAGGGTGGAGGTCACTGATGCAGGGGAGGTCGACATCTCAGG gACTGACGTACTGTTCTTCACCCTTGATCCCGATTCTGGTAATGTGATTAACCCATCCATTATTGTCAGAAGGATTGATCAGAACTACCCGATACTGGATAATGCCTTGTCCGATTGCAAAGTGGAGAGAATCAGG GCATTTAATTCTATGGCTGCCACGTCTCCCGTCCCAGTGTGGTTGTGGGTGGTCCTGGCTATCCTGGCTGCAGGTGTACTCTGTATGTGCTGCTGCTTCCTCATTGGCTGCGTCGTCGAGAGGAGGAG GAGTCGAAGATGGAAGAAGAAAG CCACACAGAGTGTTGATCAGTACGCTACTGTGGACTACAGTGCCTTCAACAACCCTCTCTGGGTCTCGCCCTACGATGGCATGGATACCAG CTCTACGGTGTCAACCGGCTCCACAGCTGAGAATTCCAATCCTCTCTACGAGTCTCAG GAGCTGACCATCGAGATGTTCCAGGACGATGGGGAAGACGAGGAAGAAAAGAAGGAGAAGGTGACCAAGAAGAGCCGTAAGCCGGTAAAGGCCCCGCCCCTCACCATACCCGGCCCTGTCGTTAAGAGGAGCGATGGATTGTACGACTCACAG GAGATTGAGATTGAGATGTATGATGAGCTTGATGACCCTGGGTCGGACAGAGACAGTAACGTGGACCTGATACGAAGCTCCACCCCCAGTAGCGGCCTCGCTGGCAAAAGGGGCGGCAAGGGACGGGCCCACTATTCTAGAGACGACGAACTCTTAGACGCAGCCGTGGGGGGTCGTCACGGGAGGTCTTACTTCTAA